In a single window of the Hoyosella subflava DQS3-9A1 genome:
- the meaB gene encoding methylmalonyl Co-A mutase-associated GTPase MeaB, with protein MDAEAIATAVQENRRADLARAITLVESTRKDHRDVAQQILLKLLPGAGSAYRVGITGVPGVGKSTFIDALGMYLLEKGHKVAVLAVDPSSTRTGGSILGDKTRMARLSLERDAYIRPSPTAGTLGGVAKATRETMILVEAAGYDVILVETVGVGQSEVAVANMVDCFCFLTLARTGDQLQGIKKGVLELADVVAVNKADGPFEKDAQRAARELAGAMRLIHPRDSLWMPPVLTMSALEGIGIEGFWETVLKHRGTLSDAGVFDENRRRQQVDWTWNMVHDQILQRLVDSPGVKAVRGDVEKQVREGTLTAALGAQQILDAFDS; from the coding sequence ATGGATGCAGAAGCGATCGCGACGGCGGTCCAGGAGAACCGCCGCGCGGATCTCGCACGGGCCATCACGCTCGTCGAATCGACACGCAAAGACCATCGTGACGTCGCCCAGCAGATACTGCTGAAACTGCTGCCCGGCGCGGGCAGTGCCTACCGCGTCGGCATAACCGGTGTTCCCGGGGTGGGCAAATCCACGTTCATCGACGCGCTCGGCATGTATTTGCTCGAGAAGGGGCACAAGGTCGCGGTGCTGGCAGTCGACCCTTCATCGACGCGTACCGGTGGGTCGATTCTCGGCGATAAGACGCGGATGGCCCGACTGTCGCTCGAACGTGATGCCTACATCCGTCCGTCCCCGACTGCGGGCACACTCGGTGGCGTCGCGAAGGCAACACGAGAGACGATGATCCTGGTCGAGGCAGCGGGTTACGACGTGATCCTTGTGGAGACCGTCGGCGTTGGACAGTCCGAGGTTGCGGTCGCGAACATGGTCGACTGCTTCTGTTTTCTCACACTCGCCAGGACGGGCGACCAGTTGCAAGGCATCAAAAAGGGCGTACTCGAACTCGCCGATGTCGTCGCGGTGAACAAGGCCGACGGCCCGTTCGAAAAGGACGCACAACGCGCGGCTCGCGAACTCGCGGGTGCTATGCGCCTCATTCATCCCCGCGATTCACTGTGGATGCCGCCCGTGCTGACAATGAGCGCGCTTGAGGGCATCGGGATAGAGGGTTTCTGGGAAACGGTGCTCAAGCACCGGGGCACGCTTTCGGACGCCGGAGTGTTCGACGAGAATCGTCGCCGGCAGCAGGTCGACTGGACGTGGAACATGGTCCACGACCAGATTCTCCAGCGCCTAGTGGACAGCCCCGGGGTTAAAGCCGTCCGCGGTGATGTCGAGAAGCAGGTCCGCGAGGGCACGCTGACCGCCGCGCTTGGGGCGCAACAGATACTTGACGCATTCGATAGCTGA
- a CDS encoding ABC transporter ATP-binding protein has translation MITISEASYTYFGTNDSALRHVSLNVPRNSICGIVGPNGAGKTTLAKLIAGWRGPGQFTGSIQVGGRNIREAGALQRSRLVAFVGDNPPLQLTGFTETVAEEIAFGLANRGVPRERMIARVRDIADRLGLRGLLDRAPQSLSSGEQQCVAIAATLIQRPRVLVLDEPTTMLDPQGTERVFETLRDIAASGVTVVMVEHRTEVLREYADTIHLLSEGQRMTSGPPREVLGSRLAAASGAGITRFTAAAWEAAIAPDMPPVSLDDAVAAFEGFLAHEPHPPVIAPADPAEPAPPPRNVPAVVLRNVHASYPRGVHALRGVTLEIPPGNQVAIVGRNGAGKSSLARVLSGALLPDIGSVSIGGRLTRETQPELLARSIGFVFQNPDDQLFARTVKDEVAFGPRQLKRTAIDTLVNDALEATGLSDKRDIHPHDLSHADRKLLTIASVLAMNTPIVVLDEPTVGLDARAIGLVARIIAELRDADRTVITITHDLDFVAENCDRIVLLGGGRVSADRTTRNMCASEILSDLYGRLPQLAQLARALQWGWCPLTPAEVGSAFGAQPA, from the coding sequence ATGATCACGATCTCCGAGGCCAGCTACACGTATTTCGGCACGAATGATTCCGCATTGCGGCACGTGTCCCTTAATGTTCCGCGCAACAGCATTTGCGGCATCGTTGGCCCGAACGGAGCTGGCAAAACCACTCTCGCGAAGCTGATCGCTGGCTGGCGCGGCCCCGGCCAGTTCACCGGCTCCATTCAAGTCGGTGGACGGAACATCCGCGAAGCGGGCGCTCTGCAGCGTTCGCGGCTTGTCGCCTTCGTCGGCGACAACCCTCCTCTGCAGCTCACAGGGTTCACAGAAACAGTCGCCGAAGAAATAGCCTTCGGACTCGCGAACCGTGGTGTGCCACGCGAACGCATGATCGCGCGTGTTCGCGATATCGCCGACCGGCTCGGCTTGCGCGGACTGCTCGACCGCGCGCCGCAGTCACTGTCCAGTGGAGAACAACAGTGTGTCGCGATCGCGGCAACCCTGATTCAGCGCCCGCGCGTTCTTGTTCTCGATGAGCCCACCACCATGCTCGACCCGCAAGGCACTGAACGAGTATTCGAAACTCTCCGGGACATTGCGGCGTCCGGCGTGACCGTAGTGATGGTGGAGCACCGAACCGAGGTTCTGCGCGAGTATGCCGATACGATCCACTTGCTCTCAGAAGGCCAGCGGATGACGTCGGGACCTCCGCGTGAAGTCCTTGGTTCCCGACTCGCCGCCGCGAGCGGGGCGGGGATAACTCGGTTCACCGCAGCCGCGTGGGAAGCCGCGATCGCCCCCGATATGCCGCCGGTATCACTGGACGATGCAGTGGCTGCCTTCGAAGGCTTCCTGGCGCACGAACCTCACCCTCCAGTGATAGCACCAGCGGATCCGGCGGAGCCAGCGCCACCGCCAAGGAATGTCCCAGCCGTGGTCCTGCGCAACGTTCACGCCAGCTATCCGCGCGGCGTGCACGCACTTCGTGGCGTCACCTTGGAGATCCCGCCAGGAAACCAGGTCGCAATTGTTGGGCGCAATGGTGCCGGCAAATCATCGTTGGCTCGTGTCCTCAGCGGTGCGCTGCTTCCGGACATCGGCTCAGTCTCAATTGGCGGTCGCCTCACGCGGGAAACACAACCTGAGCTCCTCGCACGCTCTATCGGCTTTGTGTTCCAGAACCCGGACGATCAGCTGTTCGCCCGAACCGTGAAAGACGAGGTTGCTTTCGGTCCGCGGCAGCTTAAACGAACCGCTATCGACACACTGGTAAACGACGCGCTTGAGGCAACGGGACTCAGCGACAAACGCGACATTCACCCTCACGATCTGTCGCACGCGGACCGGAAGCTCCTCACCATCGCCAGTGTGCTGGCCATGAATACGCCGATCGTCGTGCTCGACGAACCGACAGTCGGCCTTGATGCGCGCGCCATCGGTCTCGTTGCCCGGATCATCGCGGAACTGCGCGACGCCGACCGGACCGTGATCACTATCACCCACGATCTCGATTTCGTGGCAGAGAATTGCGACCGGATCGTGTTGCTTGGCGGTGGGCGTGTGTCAGCAGACCGCACGACCCGCAACATGTGCGCCAGTGAAATACTCAGCGACCTCTACGGGCGGCTGCCCCAACTCGCACAGCTTGCCCGTGCCCTCCAGTGGGGCTGGTGCCCGCTCACCCCCGCGGAGGTCGGCAGCGCATTCGGCGCCCAGCCAGCCTGA
- a CDS encoding energy-coupling factor transporter transmembrane component T family protein, translated as MRLYSPGRSWLHRRNPLAKLVAIICLALLVFAVPAWWWLVVPLGALLTLSVTVHNTRQILKWWAGLVLPFAVLSFLLQGLFFPEGETLLAGFGPARLTVEGLEFAALYALRIATILAAFVLFTATTAPSRLMTSLTTAGLNPKISYMVTSGIALIPALNDRAQSVLAAQRARGLRTTGNLAHRTRVLLTVVKPVVFGVLADLEQRAFTLEQRGFGSQVRPTAYSPAPFSNAERAFCVLAPVVTLTFVLVVLTVGHS; from the coding sequence GTGCGACTGTATTCCCCCGGGCGATCATGGCTCCATCGCAGAAACCCCTTGGCCAAACTAGTGGCGATCATCTGCCTCGCCCTGCTTGTCTTCGCTGTTCCCGCATGGTGGTGGCTCGTTGTGCCACTCGGTGCCCTGCTTACGCTGTCGGTCACGGTGCACAACACGCGGCAGATCCTCAAATGGTGGGCTGGCCTGGTATTACCGTTCGCGGTACTTTCCTTCCTGCTGCAGGGTTTGTTTTTCCCCGAGGGTGAAACCCTGCTCGCAGGGTTCGGTCCGGCACGGCTGACCGTGGAAGGGCTCGAGTTCGCTGCGCTCTATGCGCTGCGCATCGCAACGATCCTTGCGGCTTTCGTGCTGTTCACCGCGACTACTGCGCCGTCGAGGCTGATGACGTCTTTGACGACCGCGGGACTGAACCCCAAGATCAGCTACATGGTCACGTCAGGGATCGCGCTGATTCCCGCGCTGAATGATCGGGCACAGTCCGTGCTCGCCGCGCAGCGTGCCCGCGGGCTCCGAACGACTGGCAACCTCGCTCACCGCACTCGTGTGCTCCTCACAGTGGTGAAACCGGTTGTGTTCGGCGTGCTCGCCGACCTCGAACAACGGGCGTTCACGCTCGAACAGCGCGGTTTCGGTTCGCAGGTGCGGCCGACCGCGTATTCGCCAGCACCGTTCTCGAATGCCGAACGTGCATTCTGTGTTCTCGCGCCAGTTGTCACGCTGACGTTCGTCCTCGTCGTGCTCACGGTGGGACACTCATGA
- a CDS encoding nucleoside hydrolase gives MLDVDTGIDDSLALLYLLASPEADIRAIACTGGNVAARQVATNNLAWLELCGAPEIEVALGAEAPLAAPLQTSEETHGPHGVGYAELPKPTRSLSSRSAADVWVDLARQHAGQLVGVVTGPLTNLALALEQEPDLPSMLKRLVVMGGAFNHPGNTTPVAEWNISVDPEAAKLVFDAFEDGTSAEPPIICGLNLTERVIMRPGHVAELAKAAGLPPERIAADDPLGERSRCPNPVIRHLSDALRFYMEFHRAYEQGFIAHIHDPFAAAVALNPQWVRTRAATVDVELTGTLTRGATVADWVGMWGRGPNADIAVATDPEAFIQHLIERVGGYAAAFNEHDEA, from the coding sequence ATGTTAGACGTCGATACTGGAATCGACGACTCACTCGCGCTCCTGTACCTCCTGGCTAGTCCTGAGGCAGATATTCGTGCCATCGCATGCACGGGGGGCAACGTAGCAGCCCGACAAGTCGCTACGAACAATCTCGCCTGGCTTGAACTTTGCGGCGCACCGGAGATCGAGGTTGCGCTCGGCGCGGAGGCGCCCTTGGCGGCCCCGCTGCAGACTAGCGAGGAGACGCATGGGCCACACGGGGTCGGCTATGCCGAACTACCTAAGCCCACCCGCAGCCTCTCCAGCCGCAGCGCGGCCGATGTGTGGGTGGACCTGGCACGTCAGCACGCCGGCCAGCTCGTCGGCGTCGTGACCGGGCCGTTGACAAACCTGGCGCTTGCCCTCGAGCAGGAGCCCGACCTTCCGTCGATGCTCAAGCGTCTTGTTGTCATGGGGGGTGCGTTCAATCATCCGGGAAACACCACCCCCGTCGCAGAATGGAACATCTCTGTTGATCCCGAGGCGGCAAAACTAGTGTTCGATGCGTTCGAAGACGGAACTTCGGCCGAGCCGCCGATCATCTGCGGGCTCAACCTCACCGAACGTGTGATTATGCGCCCCGGCCACGTTGCTGAACTCGCGAAGGCGGCAGGACTGCCGCCTGAACGGATTGCCGCGGACGACCCCCTCGGGGAACGCTCCCGATGTCCCAACCCCGTGATACGTCACCTATCCGACGCTTTACGCTTCTACATGGAGTTTCACCGGGCCTATGAGCAAGGATTCATCGCACACATTCACGACCCTTTCGCCGCTGCGGTGGCGCTCAACCCCCAGTGGGTGCGCACGCGCGCAGCGACCGTCGACGTCGAACTAACCGGCACGCTGACCCGAGGGGCGACAGTGGCCGACTGGGTCGGGATGTGGGGCCGCGGGCCGAACGCGGACATTGCCGTCGCCACCGACCCTGAAGCGTTTATTCAGCACCTCATTGAGCGCGTAGGCGGGTACGCCGCCGCTTTCAATGAGCACGATGAGGCCTGA
- a CDS encoding TetR/AcrR family transcriptional regulator, translating into MAAAQASRVKTRDRMVFSAIELMRERGSAGVTIDAILTRSEAPRGSVYYHFPAGRNQIIAEALEGSSKAISALIESAIADGPIEGLRRIRAFWAQILQASDYQAGCPVVAVIAGGGEDEQQHAQIVADTFQVWQEALLEALVAEGVARVRAQSLATMIISSIEGAVIVCRAERGLTPLDSVIAELEQLIAPAIAQTN; encoded by the coding sequence ATGGCTGCGGCGCAGGCATCACGCGTGAAGACCCGCGACAGAATGGTCTTCAGCGCGATCGAACTGATGCGTGAACGCGGGTCTGCAGGTGTCACGATTGATGCGATTCTCACGCGAAGTGAGGCGCCGCGTGGCTCGGTGTACTACCACTTTCCCGCAGGCCGGAACCAGATCATTGCGGAAGCGCTCGAGGGGTCGAGCAAGGCCATCAGCGCACTGATCGAGTCGGCGATCGCGGATGGACCAATCGAGGGTTTGCGCAGGATTCGCGCGTTCTGGGCGCAGATTCTGCAAGCCAGCGATTATCAGGCCGGGTGCCCAGTCGTCGCGGTTATTGCCGGCGGCGGTGAGGACGAACAACAGCACGCCCAGATTGTCGCCGACACCTTCCAGGTTTGGCAGGAAGCGTTACTCGAAGCGCTCGTGGCGGAGGGTGTGGCCCGGGTACGCGCACAGAGCCTGGCCACCATGATTATTTCGTCAATCGAGGGGGCGGTGATCGTGTGTCGCGCAGAGCGGGGACTCACACCGCTCGATAGCGTGATCGCCGAGCTCGAGCAGTTGATCGCGCCCGCGATTGCGCAGACCAACTGA
- a CDS encoding nitroreductase family protein encodes MSTPPSTPSYSPVEKVLNAAAGKSETPDFAVVREALNRARRAPSVWNRQPWQWRYDGDRLHLFADPERMSGVVDPDSRLLLVSCGTALHHGIIAMKGLGWDSTVSRFPVPGNHLLVASIKLSRSTGENGDELAMFLALDSRRTETRPLASLGPLSPVPRQLARFVEQRGVALTVLDSQGIDSIASAARLPTRSARLSKWGLEPDFADVCVLTTAEDTPEAWLHAGEALSAALLLATSLNVATCPVVDIEERAMISAEADRCGRQQHHQHQVASAPKYAQAVVRIGLRRYPALRRSHRRNVRDVLQYR; translated from the coding sequence ATGAGCACCCCACCGAGCACCCCGAGCTACAGCCCAGTGGAGAAGGTGCTGAATGCTGCCGCAGGCAAGTCAGAAACACCTGATTTTGCGGTGGTGCGTGAGGCGCTGAACCGAGCGCGGCGCGCCCCGTCAGTCTGGAACCGGCAGCCATGGCAGTGGCGCTACGACGGTGATCGACTGCACCTTTTCGCTGATCCCGAGCGAATGTCCGGGGTGGTGGACCCCGACAGCAGGCTCCTTCTTGTGAGCTGTGGGACGGCTTTGCATCACGGCATCATCGCGATGAAGGGCCTCGGCTGGGACAGCACTGTATCGCGGTTTCCAGTTCCTGGAAATCACTTACTTGTGGCGTCCATCAAGCTCTCCCGCTCAACCGGTGAGAACGGCGATGAACTGGCGATGTTCCTCGCACTCGATAGTCGACGTACCGAGACGCGCCCGCTCGCGTCACTCGGTCCGCTCTCACCCGTGCCGCGACAGCTCGCGCGTTTCGTGGAGCAGCGTGGTGTGGCCCTTACCGTTCTCGATAGCCAGGGTATTGACTCCATCGCCTCAGCAGCACGCCTGCCAACCCGGTCGGCGCGGCTTTCCAAATGGGGGCTAGAGCCCGACTTCGCGGACGTGTGTGTGCTGACAACGGCTGAAGACACCCCAGAAGCGTGGTTGCATGCTGGTGAGGCGCTGTCCGCGGCTTTGCTGTTAGCGACGTCGCTGAATGTGGCGACGTGTCCCGTGGTGGACATTGAGGAGCGGGCGATGATCAGCGCGGAAGCTGATCGGTGCGGCAGACAGCAACATCACCAGCACCAGGTGGCCAGCGCGCCGAAGTACGCACAGGCAGTCGTCCGGATCGGACTGCGCCGATACCCGGCGTTGCGCAGGTCTCACCGGCGCAATGTTCGGGACGTCCTGCAATACCGCTAA
- a CDS encoding serine/threonine-protein kinase encodes MKESRRSRAEAEAGSGGALSWAAQGVTQGLSVPADVARRFALEWESQRQPPELRRFVSASPELRRLSLIELIKVDLHFRWLEFHQPKRLSAYVEEFPELQSAPLPADLIAVEFTVRRQAGENVSLGEYQRRYPGNAVRLGELLGESTQLPDDRTTQQPGTGWLDESATRTAASPPQSDRSISSRTATAPGGAHPTLDDVEAGQQLDDFDLLLSLGSGAFARVFLARQRSMQRLVAVKVSHDHGTEPQTLAQLDHDYIVRVFDQRVLRSHNARLLYMQYVAGGTLQGVLQRVRSTPPDERNGRLLLDAIDDVLAEKAAIRPSESPVRMMISAMSWPEAVAWLGRCLALALDYAAEHGVLHRDVKPANILLTTDGVPKLADFNISFSNEIAGDNPVSYFGGSLAYMSPEQLEACHPGHGRTPADLDTRSDIYSLGVVLWELLTGKRPFGEESLSAETQVALGNMLDLREQGIAPEAEATVPVDCPATLLRVLRVCLASDRDDRWSSGAILAQQFELCLDPHARDLVDPPPRSWRARMERWLFPIAFLAIAAPNALAGLYNTTHNHSLIIGKTDAATEAAFWTAVGLTNGILWPIGAVLLLTFGRRLLVIPRGLRKGKQYDPETLAHVRADTLLLGDRVVMVIFGFWLTAAFSIPIGLEVSGGTLPAGAYLHFLSSLSVHGALAVLYPFFLLNFYLVRCIYPMFLKHGQPTVDDARRLRGLRKRCMIYLPIAALVPLAGVYAVTFLSPEDVQEVITGLSVPAMFIIVAFVVAYWLYRLMEDDLRALERVVASGLRTTEPSHPTERL; translated from the coding sequence ATGAAGGAATCACGTCGTTCGCGGGCCGAAGCGGAGGCAGGGTCCGGCGGTGCCCTGAGCTGGGCGGCTCAGGGCGTGACGCAGGGGCTCTCGGTACCAGCGGATGTAGCCCGGCGCTTCGCGCTCGAGTGGGAGTCTCAGAGACAGCCACCTGAGCTGCGCCGCTTTGTGTCCGCCTCTCCCGAGCTGCGCCGACTCTCGCTGATCGAACTCATTAAGGTCGATCTGCATTTTCGCTGGCTGGAGTTTCACCAGCCAAAGCGGCTGAGTGCGTATGTGGAGGAGTTCCCAGAACTGCAATCCGCACCCTTGCCCGCCGATCTGATTGCCGTTGAATTTACTGTCCGAAGACAAGCCGGAGAAAACGTTTCGCTCGGCGAATATCAGCGGCGGTATCCCGGGAATGCGGTGCGGCTGGGGGAACTGCTCGGCGAATCCACGCAACTTCCCGACGACCGAACCACGCAGCAGCCCGGTACGGGCTGGCTCGACGAGTCTGCTACGCGCACTGCCGCGAGCCCTCCACAGAGCGACCGGTCTATCAGCAGCCGAACCGCCACAGCTCCGGGCGGGGCGCATCCGACCCTCGACGATGTCGAGGCGGGCCAGCAGCTTGACGACTTCGACCTTCTCCTGTCGCTCGGCAGTGGCGCTTTCGCGCGTGTCTTTCTCGCACGGCAGCGATCCATGCAGCGGCTCGTGGCCGTGAAAGTCTCGCACGATCATGGGACTGAGCCTCAAACCCTCGCGCAGCTCGACCACGATTACATCGTCCGAGTTTTCGACCAACGGGTGCTGCGCAGCCATAATGCCCGGCTGCTGTACATGCAGTATGTCGCCGGCGGCACGCTGCAGGGCGTGTTGCAGCGCGTCCGGTCGACTCCACCAGACGAACGTAACGGCCGGCTCCTGCTCGACGCGATAGATGACGTTCTGGCCGAGAAGGCGGCGATCCGTCCCAGCGAGTCCCCCGTGCGCATGATGATCAGCGCGATGTCATGGCCGGAAGCGGTTGCCTGGCTGGGGAGATGTCTGGCCCTGGCGCTCGATTATGCGGCCGAGCACGGCGTGCTGCACCGGGACGTGAAGCCCGCGAACATCCTCCTGACCACCGATGGCGTACCTAAGCTCGCTGATTTCAATATCAGCTTCAGCAACGAGATCGCGGGTGACAATCCCGTCTCCTACTTCGGCGGGTCGCTCGCCTACATGTCTCCCGAACAGCTCGAAGCGTGCCATCCCGGACATGGCCGGACACCGGCTGACCTCGACACCCGGAGCGACATCTACTCCCTCGGAGTTGTCCTGTGGGAGCTTCTCACCGGGAAGCGCCCATTCGGTGAAGAGTCGTTATCAGCGGAGACGCAGGTGGCGCTCGGCAATATGCTCGATCTGCGGGAACAGGGAATTGCACCGGAAGCTGAGGCGACGGTGCCGGTTGACTGTCCGGCCACGCTCCTGCGGGTCCTGCGTGTGTGCCTGGCGAGCGACCGTGACGACCGCTGGTCCTCAGGCGCGATCCTCGCGCAGCAGTTCGAGCTCTGCCTCGATCCACATGCGCGCGACCTCGTCGACCCGCCACCGCGAAGCTGGCGTGCACGGATGGAGCGCTGGCTGTTCCCGATCGCGTTCCTTGCGATTGCCGCACCGAATGCACTCGCTGGGTTGTACAACACCACACACAACCACTCGCTCATTATCGGCAAAACGGATGCCGCGACGGAGGCCGCCTTCTGGACAGCCGTGGGGCTCACAAATGGGATCCTCTGGCCGATCGGCGCTGTGCTGCTACTGACCTTTGGCCGACGGCTTCTGGTTATTCCCCGGGGCCTTCGCAAGGGAAAGCAGTACGATCCAGAGACTCTCGCGCATGTGCGAGCGGATACCCTGTTGCTAGGGGACCGCGTCGTAATGGTGATCTTCGGGTTCTGGCTGACCGCCGCGTTCAGCATCCCCATCGGCCTGGAGGTGTCGGGCGGAACGCTTCCGGCCGGTGCGTATCTGCACTTTCTCAGTTCGCTTTCCGTTCATGGGGCGCTGGCAGTCCTCTATCCATTCTTTCTTCTCAATTTTTATCTGGTGCGCTGCATCTATCCGATGTTCCTCAAACACGGTCAGCCAACCGTCGACGATGCGCGGAGGCTGCGGGGACTGCGTAAGCGCTGCATGATTTATCTGCCAATCGCGGCGCTGGTCCCGCTGGCCGGCGTGTATGCGGTGACGTTCTTGTCGCCGGAGGACGTGCAGGAAGTGATTACCGGACTCAGCGTGCCCGCCATGTTCATCATCGTTGCGTTCGTCGTCGCCTACTGGCTGTACCGCTTGATGGAAGACGACCTCCGCGCTCTCGAGCGGGTGGTCGCCTCGGGCCTGCGCACAACGGAGCCGTCGCATCCCACTGAGAGATTGTGA
- a CDS encoding DUF4333 domain-containing protein yields MRREITTGAVLAAGALLVAGCSSSVSTSDLEAEISAGIEEQTGEAPASLECPDSLDAEVGATVSCTFVDSLDTEYRVEARAAEVDGNDVDFEWEVAEIVTYGAADLELDLSRITGFDATEVSCESELQNTADASVRCVVSPDDDEEFAAVATVEADGEVYWSLDDDE; encoded by the coding sequence ATGCGGCGCGAAATCACGACGGGGGCTGTTCTTGCGGCGGGCGCGCTGCTGGTAGCGGGTTGTTCGTCGAGCGTTTCCACAAGCGATCTGGAAGCGGAGATTTCCGCGGGGATAGAAGAGCAAACGGGGGAGGCGCCCGCATCCCTGGAGTGCCCTGATTCTCTCGACGCCGAGGTCGGGGCGACAGTGAGCTGCACGTTCGTCGACTCACTCGACACCGAGTACCGCGTCGAAGCCCGTGCCGCCGAAGTCGATGGCAACGATGTCGACTTCGAGTGGGAGGTCGCGGAAATTGTCACCTATGGGGCGGCCGACCTTGAGCTCGACCTTTCAAGGATCACTGGATTTGACGCCACTGAAGTGTCGTGCGAATCCGAGCTGCAGAACACGGCCGATGCGTCAGTCCGGTGCGTGGTTTCTCCGGATGACGACGAAGAGTTCGCTGCTGTCGCGACGGTGGAGGCTGATGGCGAGGTGTACTGGTCACTCGACGACGACGAGTGA
- a CDS encoding FHA domain-containing protein, which produces MEEPGRWRVYVGDAAGRRRYWDFPANVARLTIGRSEQADISLAGDSQVSRLHAALETIAGEWTVVDDGLSRNGTFVNGQRITGRRRLRHKDVILVGETALTFEDMLGSTGTTTRVGSSSGGLPVLTETQRNVLIALCRPYKDNASFARPAANQQIADELFLSVDAVKTHLRTLFAKFQVEELPQNQKRSQLAERAMQLGVITVRDL; this is translated from the coding sequence GTGGAAGAGCCCGGACGGTGGCGTGTTTACGTCGGTGACGCAGCAGGAAGAAGGCGGTACTGGGACTTCCCGGCGAACGTAGCGCGATTGACGATCGGGCGCTCTGAGCAAGCGGATATTTCGCTTGCAGGTGACAGCCAGGTGTCCCGCTTGCACGCGGCGCTCGAGACGATCGCGGGTGAATGGACAGTTGTTGACGATGGATTGTCCCGCAACGGGACCTTCGTCAACGGTCAGCGCATCACAGGCCGTCGCCGTCTGCGGCACAAGGACGTGATCCTTGTCGGCGAGACAGCGCTCACTTTCGAGGACATGCTGGGGTCTACGGGTACCACAACGCGCGTCGGCTCTTCGAGTGGCGGGCTGCCGGTCCTGACGGAAACACAGCGAAACGTTCTCATCGCGCTGTGCCGTCCGTACAAGGACAACGCCTCATTTGCCCGGCCGGCCGCAAATCAGCAGATCGCCGATGAACTCTTTCTCAGCGTTGACGCTGTGAAGACCCACCTGCGCACCCTGTTCGCGAAGTTTCAGGTGGAGGAGTTACCGCAGAATCAGAAACGCTCACAGCTCGCGGAACGGGCGATGCAGCTCGGGGTCATCACCGTTCGGGACCTGTAA